The Oscillospiraceae bacterium genome contains a region encoding:
- the yajC gene encoding preprotein translocase subunit YajC yields MNFAFLTAGAEGTAGMASMFIMLGVMVVVMYLFLYRPQKKQQKKEAEMRNSLEIGDEVTTIGGIIGRVIAIKEDTFVMETGSDRTKIRFRRAAIQAVEKLNLDPAATPEKK; encoded by the coding sequence ATGAATTTTGCGTTTTTAACAGCTGGTGCGGAAGGCACTGCCGGTATGGCCAGCATGTTCATCATGCTGGGCGTGATGGTTGTGGTGATGTACCTGTTCCTGTATCGCCCCCAGAAAAAGCAGCAGAAAAAAGAAGCCGAGATGCGCAATTCTCTGGAGATCGGCGATGAGGTTACCACCATCGGCGGCATTATCGGCCGCGTGATCGCCATCAAAGAAGACACCTTCGTGATGGAAACCGGCAGCGACCGCACCAAGATCCGTTTCCGCCGCGCAGCCATTCAGGCCGTGGAGAAGCTGAACCTGGATCCCGCCGCCACCCCCGAAAAGAAATAA
- the xerC gene encoding tyrosine recombinase XerC has translation MSTYLNPLKPNQHTPYEDIPKDLRDFLNYMGAILNRSPRTVNGYYIDLRTFFRFLVQARGLSQSAAFDEIDIRSVDTTFIGQITQAEIYEYLYYLKNERENEPAARARKLSAVKSFFKFMTVKSNRLSQDPAKDISVPSLKKTLPKYLSLEESIELLKNIQSDFYERDFCIVTLFLNCGMRLVELVGIDLKDFQNDTIRIVGKGNKERLVYLNGACIDALHHYCAARAALPNLQDKQALFVSKRTGKRLGTRRVEQIIERCLQAAGLSGKGYSPHKLRHTAATLMYRHGNVDMLELKEILGHEHVSTTEIYTHINTEKLRQAASSTPLSRMKFQPQSDLPAEPKAGQPPDSKDAGEPE, from the coding sequence ATGAGCACTTATTTGAATCCGCTGAAACCAAACCAGCACACCCCCTATGAGGATATTCCCAAGGACCTGCGCGATTTTTTAAATTATATGGGCGCGATCCTGAACCGGTCCCCGCGCACAGTGAACGGTTATTACATTGACCTGCGCACCTTTTTCCGTTTTCTCGTTCAGGCCCGCGGCCTTTCCCAAAGCGCTGCCTTTGACGAAATTGACATCCGCAGTGTGGACACCACGTTCATCGGCCAGATCACACAGGCCGAGATCTACGAGTATCTGTATTATCTGAAAAACGAGCGTGAAAACGAGCCGGCGGCCCGTGCACGCAAGCTCAGTGCAGTGAAAAGCTTTTTTAAGTTCATGACGGTAAAGTCAAACCGCCTTTCGCAGGATCCTGCAAAGGATATTTCGGTTCCATCCTTAAAAAAGACGTTGCCGAAATACCTGTCGCTGGAAGAAAGTATTGAATTGTTAAAAAATATACAAAGTGATTTTTACGAGCGTGACTTCTGCATCGTTACCCTTTTTCTGAATTGCGGTATGCGCCTGGTAGAACTGGTGGGCATCGACCTGAAGGATTTCCAGAACGATACGATCCGCATTGTGGGTAAGGGCAACAAAGAGCGCCTTGTTTACCTGAACGGCGCCTGCATCGACGCATTGCACCATTACTGCGCCGCCCGGGCCGCCCTGCCCAATTTACAGGACAAACAAGCCCTGTTCGTCTCAAAGCGCACCGGCAAACGGCTGGGCACGCGGCGCGTGGAGCAGATCATCGAGCGCTGCCTGCAGGCTGCCGGGCTTTCCGGAAAGGGTTATTCGCCCCACAAGCTGCGGCACACCGCCGCCACCCTGATGTACCGCCACGGCAACGTGGATATGCTGGAATTAAAAGAGATCCTGGGGCACGAACATGTGTCCACCACCGAGATTTATACTCACATCAACACGGAAAAGCTGCGTCAGGCGGCCAGCTCCACTCCCCTTTCCCGCATGAAGTTTCAGCCCCAGAGCGACCTGCCCGCCGAACCGAAGGCCGGCCAGCCTCCCGATTCAAAAGATGCCGGCGAACCAGAGTGA
- the radA gene encoding DNA repair protein RadA yields the protein MKDGKLKTVYVCSNCGETSPRWMGRCPSCGEWNTMVEDVVVPEPKSTARKAAGARPAGVTSLVADRLSSISTTEEKSRIVTGISELDRVLGGGVVLGSVVLLGGEPGAGKSTLLLQLCGAISRQHEVLYITGEESTRQIKLRANRLKVAQENISLAAETEIDEICGLIEQAKPELVVIDSIQTMHCSDVSSSAGSVSQVKECTARLLAVAKAHEIPTFIVGHVNKDGAIAGPKVMEHIVDTVLYFEGDKTLPYRVLRAAKNRYGSTNEIGMFDMTGSGLAEIENPSQLLLEGRPLGTSGNCVACTMEGTRPILSEVQALVTKSSFNVPRRTASGFDFNRANLLVAVLEKRAGYFFGSLDVYLNIVGGLQLDETACDLSVCLAMVSSLLDQPIGDKTVAIGEVGLGGEVRSVTFLETRLREAQRIGFNKAIVPKHNLKQLNVKEFYGLELVGVSYLREAINAIK from the coding sequence TTGAAAGACGGCAAATTAAAAACGGTCTATGTGTGTTCCAACTGCGGCGAAACCAGCCCCCGGTGGATGGGGCGCTGCCCCTCCTGCGGCGAGTGGAACACCATGGTGGAGGACGTTGTGGTTCCCGAACCGAAGTCCACGGCGCGCAAAGCGGCGGGGGCAAGGCCTGCCGGCGTGACCAGCCTGGTGGCAGACCGGCTTTCCAGCATCAGCACCACCGAGGAAAAAAGCCGCATCGTCACCGGCATTTCGGAGCTGGATCGGGTTCTGGGCGGCGGCGTTGTGCTGGGCAGCGTGGTGCTGCTGGGGGGCGAGCCGGGGGCCGGCAAATCAACCCTTCTGCTGCAGCTGTGCGGCGCGATCTCCCGGCAGCATGAGGTGCTGTATATCACCGGCGAGGAATCCACCCGGCAGATCAAGCTGCGGGCCAACCGCCTGAAGGTGGCGCAGGAAAACATCAGCCTTGCCGCCGAGACCGAGATCGACGAGATCTGCGGCCTGATTGAGCAGGCAAAGCCCGAGCTTGTGGTCATCGACTCGATCCAGACCATGCACTGTTCCGATGTTTCCAGCTCGGCAGGCAGCGTATCGCAGGTCAAGGAGTGCACGGCCCGGCTGCTGGCTGTGGCCAAAGCCCACGAGATCCCCACGTTTATCGTGGGGCATGTAAACAAGGATGGCGCCATTGCGGGCCCCAAGGTGATGGAACACATTGTGGACACCGTGCTGTATTTCGAGGGGGACAAAACTCTGCCGTACCGGGTGCTGCGGGCCGCAAAGAACCGGTATGGCTCCACCAACGAAATCGGCATGTTCGATATGACTGGCAGCGGCCTGGCCGAGATCGAAAACCCCTCCCAGCTGCTGTTGGAGGGCCGGCCCCTTGGGACCAGCGGCAACTGCGTGGCCTGTACCATGGAGGGCACGCGGCCTATTTTAAGCGAGGTGCAGGCCCTGGTAACCAAAAGCAGCTTTAACGTGCCGCGCCGCACCGCCAGCGGGTTCGATTTCAACCGTGCAAACCTGCTTGTGGCCGTGCTGGAAAAGCGCGCGGGCTATTTTTTCGGCAGCCTGGACGTTTACCTGAACATCGTGGGCGGCCTGCAGCTGGACGAAACGGCCTGTGATCTCTCGGTCTGCCTTGCCATGGTTTCGTCGCTGCTGGACCAGCCGATAGGGGATAAGACCGTCGCTATTGGCGAGGTCGGGCTTGGGGGCGAGGTGCGCAGCGTCACCTTTCTGGAAACACGCCTGCGGGAGGCCCAGCGCATCGGCTTTAATAAGGCGATCGTTCCCAAGCACAATCTGAAACAGCTGAACGTAAAAGAATTTTACGGCCTGGAGCTGGTGGGCGTAAGCTATCTGCGCGAAGCCATCAACGCGATCAAATAA
- a CDS encoding cytidine deaminase: protein MERRDKVNYYLDLAESVSQRGTCLRRHYGAVIVKNDEVISTGYVGAPRGRKNCTDLNWCLREKLGIPRGERYELCRSVHAEANAIISAPRDKMLGSSLYLVGIDMSTGDYVKNANSCSMCKRMVINAGIEKIYIRDSKNEYRVVEVNDWVENDESLDGVFGY from the coding sequence ATGGAACGGCGCGATAAAGTGAATTATTATCTTGATCTGGCCGAGAGCGTATCCCAGCGGGGCACCTGCCTTCGGCGGCACTACGGCGCGGTTATTGTAAAAAATGACGAGGTCATCTCCACCGGGTATGTGGGCGCGCCCCGGGGCCGTAAAAACTGCACGGACCTGAATTGGTGCCTGCGCGAAAAGCTCGGCATCCCGAGGGGGGAGCGGTACGAGCTGTGCCGCAGCGTCCATGCCGAGGCCAACGCCATCATCAGCGCCCCGCGGGACAAAATGCTGGGCAGCTCGCTTTATTTGGTGGGCATCGATATGTCCACCGGCGATTATGTGAAAAATGCGAACAGCTGTTCCATGTGCAAGCGCATGGTCATCAATGCGGGGATCGAAAAGATCTACATCCGCGACAGCAAAAACGAATACCGGGTCGTGGAAGTGAACGACTGGGTGGAAAACGACGAATCGCTGGACGGCGTGTTCGGCTATTAA